One Primulina tabacum isolate GXHZ01 chromosome 10, ASM2559414v2, whole genome shotgun sequence DNA segment encodes these proteins:
- the LOC142504878 gene encoding uncharacterized protein LOC142504878, whose protein sequence is MEDFRSKSHKDPRIQLDNTHNYHIGGDNYDGVSSNPNGMQDLRCYSASYATSSVQTNGQMDIVVPAAGDPWKFKKGKSTNGVSSKSWNFSDPELQRKKRVASYKAYTVEGKVKGSIKKSFRWIKERCNLMIYGHR, encoded by the coding sequence ATGGAGGATTTCAGATCCAAATCGCACAAGGACCCAAGAATTCAACTGGACAACACTCACAACTATCATATTGGCGGCGACAATTACGATGGAGTCTCGTCGAACCCAAATGGGATGCAAGATCTGCGTTgctacagcgcctcatacgcaACATCTTCTGTACAAACCAATGGGCAGATGGATATCGTGGTTCCGGCGGCTGGAGACCCGTGGAAGTTCAAGAAAGGCAAGTCAACAAATGGTGTGAGTTCCAAAAGTTGGAACTTTAGTGATCCTGAGCTGCAGAGGAAGAAGAGGGTCGCTAGCTACAAGGCTTACACTGTTGAAGGTAAAGTTAAGGGTTCTATAAAGAAAAGCTTTAGATGGATTAAAGAGAGGTGTAATCTGATGATCTATGGACATAGATGA